In Triticum aestivum cultivar Chinese Spring chromosome 5B, IWGSC CS RefSeq v2.1, whole genome shotgun sequence, the following proteins share a genomic window:
- the LOC123111911 gene encoding probable cinnamyl alcohol dehydrogenase 8D: MEKGTPALGWAARDESGLLSPYSFSRRVQKDDDVTIKVLFCGICHTDLHIAKNEWGNALYPIVPGHEIVGVVTDVGPGVESFKAGDTVGVGYFIDSCRSCDTCSKGYENYCSTLVLTSNGVDYDGATTQGGFSDVLVVNQDYVLRVPESLSLAGAAPLLCAGVTVYSPMMQYGLNAPGKHLGVVGLGGLGHMAVKFGKAFRMTVTVISSSPRKREEALERLGADAFLVSQDAEQMKAAAGTMDGIIDTVSAGHPLVPLLELLKPMGQMVVVGAPSEPLALPAYAIIGGGKRVAGNGVGSVSSCQAMLDFAGKHGITADVEVVKMDYVNTAVERLERNDVRYRFVIDVAGSQLNAAA; this comes from the exons ATGGAGAAGGGCACGCCTGCGCTCGGTTGGGCCGCGAGAGACGAGTCCGGTCTCCTCTCCCCTTACAGCTTCTCGCGAAG GGTCCAGAAGGACGACGATGTGACGATCAAGGTGCTCTTCTGCGGGATCTGCCACACTGACCTCCACATCGCCAAGAACGAGTGGGGCAACGCCCTCTACCCCATCGTTCCAGG GCATGAGATCGTTGGCGTCGTCACCGACGTCGGCCCTGGCGTCGAGAGCTTCAAGGCCGGGGACACGGTGGGCGTGGGCTACTTCATCGACTCCTGCCGCTCGTGCGACACCTGCAGCAAGGGGTACGAGAACTACTGCTCCACCCTCGTGCTCACCTCCAACGGCGTGGACTACGACGGCGCTACCACCCAGGGGGGTTTCTCCGACGTGCTCGTCGTCAATCAGGACTACGTCCTCCGCGTCCCGGAGAGCCTGTCTCTCGCCGGGGCGGCGCCGCTGCTCTGCGCCGGCGTCACGGTGTACAGCCCGATGATGCAGTACGGCCTCAACGCGCCGGGgaagcacctcggcgtcgtcggcctCGGGGGCCTCGGCCACATGGCCGTCAAGTTCGGCAAGGCGTTCAGGATGACCGTCACCGTAATCAGCTCGTCGCCgaggaagcgcgaggaggcgctcgAGCGCCTCGGCGCCGACGCGTTCTTGGTCAGCCAGGACGCCGAGCAAATGAAG GCTGCGGCGGGCACGATGGACGGAATCATCGACACGGTGTCGGCGGGGCACCCGCTCGTGCCACTGCTGGAGCTGCTGAAGCCGATGGGGCAGATGGTGGTGGTCGGCGCGCCGAGCGAGCCGCTGGCGCTGCCGGCCTACGCCATCATCGGAGGCGGCAAGCGCGTAGCCGGGAACGGTGTGGGCAGCGTCAGCAGCTGCCAGGCGATGCTGGACTTCGCGGGGAAGCACGGCATCACCGCGGACGTCGAGGTCGTCAAGATGGACTACGTCAACACGGCGGTGGAGCGGCTGGAGAGGAACGACGTGAGGTACCGCTTCGTCATCGACGTTGCCGGCAGCCAGCTGAACGCCGCCGCTTAG